From Streptomyces sp. HUAS MG91, the proteins below share one genomic window:
- the glgX gene encoding glycogen debranching protein GlgX, with translation MQVWPGQAYPLGATYDGAGTNFAVFSEAADRIELCLLHDDGSETAVELRESDAFVRHAYLPGIMPGQRYGYRAHGPYEPEHGLRCNSAKLLLDPYARAVSGKIEWNESVYGYPFGSPDERNDQDSAPHMMASVVVNPYFDWGDDRPPRTDYHETVIYEAHVKGLTMRHPELPEELRGTYAALAHPAIIDHLTELGVTALELMPVHQFVNDHRLVEMELNNYWGYNTIGFFAPHNTYASWGDRGEQVLEFKSAVRALHQAGIEVILDVVYNHTAEGNHLGPTLSYKGLDNPSYYRLTDDQRYYMDTTGTGNSLLMRSPHVLQMIMDSLRYWVEEMHIDGFRFDLAATLARQFHEVDRLSSFFDLVQQDPVISQVKLIAEPWDVGEGGYQVGNFPPLWTEWNGKYRDTVRDLWRGEPRALAEFAGRITGSSDLYQDDGRRPLASINFVTCHDGFTLRDLVSYNDKHNDANGEGNRDGESHNRSWNCGAEGETDDPQILDLRARQMRNFVATLMLSQGVPMLSHGDELGRTQNGNNNAYCQDNELAWVSWADGSEDGKAPEDPFLVFTRAMVRLRREHPVFRRRRFFHGRPVEGTHDELSDIAWFTPEGEEMTQEDWGEAQARALSVFLNGNAISEPGSRGERITDDSFLLLFNADPEAQEFLVPVNHGRQWHTVVDTALPTGIPADEGPKVQAGDRLTLAGRSLTVLRRPA, from the coding sequence ATGCAGGTGTGGCCTGGACAGGCGTATCCGCTGGGTGCCACGTACGACGGTGCCGGAACCAACTTCGCGGTCTTCTCGGAGGCCGCCGACCGCATCGAACTGTGCCTGTTGCACGACGACGGGTCGGAGACCGCGGTCGAACTGCGCGAGTCGGACGCCTTCGTGCGGCACGCCTACCTACCGGGAATCATGCCGGGGCAGCGGTACGGGTACCGCGCCCACGGCCCCTACGAGCCCGAGCACGGTCTGCGCTGCAACTCGGCGAAACTGCTGCTCGACCCCTACGCGCGCGCGGTCAGCGGGAAGATCGAGTGGAACGAGTCGGTGTACGGCTATCCCTTCGGCTCCCCCGACGAGCGCAACGACCAGGACTCCGCGCCGCACATGATGGCGTCCGTCGTGGTCAACCCGTACTTCGACTGGGGCGACGACCGCCCGCCGCGCACCGACTACCACGAGACGGTGATCTACGAGGCCCATGTGAAGGGCCTGACGATGCGCCATCCGGAGCTGCCGGAGGAGCTGCGGGGCACCTACGCGGCCCTCGCCCATCCGGCGATCATCGACCACCTCACGGAACTGGGCGTCACGGCGCTGGAGTTGATGCCGGTCCATCAGTTCGTCAACGACCACCGGCTGGTCGAGATGGAGCTGAACAACTACTGGGGCTACAACACCATCGGCTTCTTCGCCCCGCACAACACGTACGCCTCCTGGGGCGACCGGGGCGAGCAGGTCCTGGAGTTCAAGTCGGCGGTCCGCGCGCTGCACCAGGCGGGGATCGAGGTCATCCTGGACGTGGTCTACAACCACACGGCCGAGGGCAACCACCTGGGGCCGACGCTCTCCTACAAGGGGCTCGACAATCCGTCGTACTACCGGCTGACGGACGACCAGCGCTACTACATGGACACCACGGGGACCGGGAACTCGCTGCTGATGCGGTCGCCCCACGTGCTGCAGATGATCATGGATTCGCTGCGCTACTGGGTAGAGGAGATGCACATCGACGGGTTCCGCTTCGACCTCGCGGCCACCCTGGCGCGGCAGTTCCACGAGGTGGACCGGCTGTCGTCGTTCTTCGACCTGGTGCAGCAGGATCCGGTGATCTCCCAGGTGAAGCTGATCGCGGAGCCGTGGGACGTCGGCGAGGGCGGCTACCAGGTGGGCAACTTCCCGCCGCTGTGGACGGAGTGGAACGGCAAGTACCGCGACACGGTCAGGGACCTGTGGCGCGGCGAGCCGCGGGCGCTCGCCGAGTTCGCGGGCCGGATCACCGGCTCGTCGGACCTGTACCAGGACGACGGCCGCCGGCCGCTGGCGTCCATCAACTTCGTGACCTGCCACGACGGTTTCACCCTGCGCGACCTGGTCTCGTACAACGACAAGCACAACGACGCCAACGGCGAGGGCAACCGCGACGGCGAGTCCCACAACCGGTCGTGGAACTGCGGGGCGGAGGGCGAGACGGACGATCCGCAGATCCTCGATCTGCGGGCGCGCCAGATGCGCAACTTCGTCGCCACGCTGATGCTGTCGCAGGGCGTGCCGATGCTCAGCCACGGTGACGAGCTGGGGCGCACCCAGAACGGCAACAACAACGCCTACTGCCAGGACAACGAGCTGGCGTGGGTGAGCTGGGCGGACGGATCGGAGGACGGCAAGGCTCCCGAGGACCCGTTCCTGGTCTTCACGCGCGCGATGGTGCGGCTGCGCCGCGAGCATCCGGTCTTCCGCAGGCGCCGCTTCTTCCACGGCCGTCCCGTCGAGGGGACCCACGACGAGCTGTCGGACATCGCCTGGTTCACCCCGGAGGGCGAGGAGATGACGCAGGAGGACTGGGGCGAGGCGCAGGCCCGCGCGCTGTCGGTGTTCCTGAACGGGAACGCGATCTCGGAGCCGGGCTCGCGCGGCGAGCGGATCACGGACGACTCGTTCCTGCTGCTGTTCAACGCCGATCCGGAGGCGCAGGAGTTCCTGGTGCCGGTCAACCACGGACGGCAGTGGCACACGGTGGTCGACACGGCGCTGCCCACCGGGATCCCGGCCGACGAGGGCCCCAAGGTGCAGGCGGGCGACCGGCTGACGCTGGCCGGCCGCAGCCTCACCGTGCTGCGACGGCCCGCGTAG
- the treY gene encoding malto-oligosyltrehalose synthase, whose amino-acid sequence MTPHAPTGTYRLQLQPEFGFAAAAAAVPYLASLGVSHLHLSPVLEAVPGSTHGYDVVDHARVREELGGEEGLRALARTAHGHGLGLVVDIVPNHMATAPRHNRALWDVLKDGPSSPFARWFDIDWEAQGGRVLLPVLGGPVGDELARLTVDGDVLRYYDHAFPLRPGTESLPLPELLDAQWYRLTWWRLARTELNYRRFFTISDLIAVRVEEPEVFDATHATVVRLLREGVVDGLRVDHPDGLADPGAYLDRLAGASGGRWTVVEKILEDDERLPAAWPVAGTTGYDALRHIDGLFTDPAGADRLLGLFRRFTDVADDAGGRWEPTARRAAHQVVAHGLAAEVDRLTREAVALCAPDPRLRDHAPWALRTALRELLVRVPVYRPYVSGGDAPDTVLTEAAAEEARAVFAVPEEARAVDAVRDLALGRLGAGPGHEAFRARFAQTSSALRAKSVEDAAFYRYTPLLSALEVGGCPREPAVSAEEFHAYCARVQRDWPDTSTVLSTHDTKRSADVRAGISVLSQCPDRWEAVLAEAAGRTAAPDPQLAWAAWQMVAGLGPAEPERLREAMLKHAREAGLFTTWTEQNAAYEDAVRDFVASGPCGPAGDEVLRFMDGLLPHVRANVLGAAVVHLTMPGVPDLYQGSEREYRALVDPDNRAPARFDEKADSALSREKEALTRAALRLRGERPEWFGGAATYEPLTARGPGGAHCLAYGRSGRVVVAATRLSLRLAEAGGWRETELILPEGEWSELLVPERWFGGPTRVSELFGELPVALLVRAD is encoded by the coding sequence ATGACGCCTCACGCCCCGACGGGCACCTATCGTCTCCAGCTGCAACCGGAATTCGGGTTCGCCGCCGCGGCGGCGGCCGTCCCGTACCTGGCCTCCCTGGGGGTCTCGCACCTGCATCTGTCGCCCGTCCTGGAGGCGGTGCCCGGTTCGACGCACGGCTACGACGTCGTCGACCACGCGCGCGTACGCGAGGAACTGGGCGGCGAGGAGGGGCTGCGGGCCCTGGCGCGCACCGCCCACGGGCACGGTCTGGGGCTCGTCGTGGACATCGTGCCCAACCACATGGCGACGGCTCCGCGCCACAACCGGGCCCTGTGGGACGTCCTGAAGGACGGGCCGTCGTCGCCGTTCGCCCGCTGGTTCGACATCGACTGGGAGGCGCAGGGCGGCCGGGTCCTGCTGCCGGTCCTCGGCGGTCCCGTCGGCGACGAGCTGGCCCGTCTGACGGTGGACGGCGACGTGCTGCGCTACTACGACCACGCGTTCCCGCTGCGGCCGGGCACGGAGTCCCTGCCGCTGCCGGAGCTGCTCGACGCCCAGTGGTACCGCCTGACCTGGTGGCGGCTGGCCCGCACGGAGCTCAACTACCGCCGCTTCTTCACCATCTCGGACCTGATCGCGGTGCGGGTGGAGGAGCCGGAGGTGTTCGACGCGACGCACGCGACCGTGGTGCGGCTGCTGCGCGAGGGCGTCGTCGACGGGCTGCGCGTCGACCATCCGGACGGGCTCGCCGACCCGGGCGCCTATCTGGACCGGCTCGCCGGGGCGAGCGGCGGCCGGTGGACCGTGGTGGAGAAGATCCTGGAGGACGACGAGCGGCTGCCCGCCGCCTGGCCGGTGGCCGGGACGACGGGCTACGACGCGCTGCGCCACATCGACGGCCTGTTCACCGATCCGGCGGGCGCCGACCGGCTCCTCGGCCTGTTCCGGCGCTTCACGGACGTGGCCGACGACGCGGGCGGCCGCTGGGAGCCGACCGCGCGCCGCGCCGCCCATCAGGTGGTCGCGCACGGACTGGCGGCCGAGGTGGACCGGCTGACGCGCGAGGCGGTCGCCCTGTGCGCCCCGGACCCCCGGCTGCGCGACCACGCGCCGTGGGCGCTGCGCACGGCCCTGCGCGAGCTCCTGGTGCGCGTGCCGGTCTACCGGCCGTACGTGTCCGGCGGGGACGCCCCCGACACGGTCCTGACGGAGGCGGCGGCCGAGGAGGCGAGGGCGGTGTTCGCGGTGCCCGAGGAGGCGCGCGCGGTCGACGCCGTACGGGATCTCGCGCTCGGCCGGCTCGGGGCGGGCCCCGGGCACGAGGCGTTCCGGGCCCGGTTCGCGCAGACCTCGTCGGCGCTGCGGGCCAAGTCGGTCGAGGACGCGGCGTTCTACCGGTACACGCCGCTGCTGTCGGCGCTGGAGGTGGGCGGCTGCCCGCGTGAGCCCGCCGTTTCCGCCGAGGAGTTCCACGCGTACTGCGCGCGCGTGCAGCGCGACTGGCCCGACACCTCGACGGTGCTGTCCACCCACGACACGAAGCGCAGCGCCGATGTGCGCGCGGGCATCTCGGTCCTCTCCCAGTGCCCGGACCGGTGGGAGGCGGTGCTCGCCGAGGCGGCCGGGCGGACCGCGGCGCCCGACCCGCAACTGGCGTGGGCGGCCTGGCAGATGGTGGCGGGGCTCGGCCCGGCCGAGCCGGAGCGGCTGCGGGAGGCGATGCTCAAGCACGCGCGCGAGGCGGGCCTGTTCACGACGTGGACGGAGCAGAACGCCGCCTACGAGGACGCGGTGCGGGACTTCGTGGCGTCCGGTCCGTGCGGGCCCGCGGGCGACGAGGTGCTGCGGTTCATGGACGGCCTGCTGCCCCATGTGCGGGCGAACGTGCTGGGCGCCGCGGTGGTGCACCTGACGATGCCCGGGGTGCCCGACCTCTACCAGGGCAGCGAGCGCGAGTACCGCGCCCTGGTGGATCCGGACAACCGTGCTCCGGCCCGCTTCGACGAGAAGGCGGACAGCGCGCTGTCGCGCGAGAAGGAGGCGCTGACCCGGGCGGCGCTGCGGCTGCGCGGCGAGCGCCCCGAGTGGTTCGGCGGGGCCGCGACGTACGAGCCGCTGACGGCGCGCGGGCCCGGCGGGGCCCACTGTCTGGCCTACGGCCGCTCGGGCCGGGTGGTCGTGGCGGCGACCCGGCTGTCGCTGCGGCTGGCCGAGGCGGGCGGCTGGCGGGAGACGGAGCTGATCCTCCCCGAGGGCGAGTGGTCCGAACTCCTCGTGCCGGAGCGGTGGTTCGGCGGGCCCACGCGCGTGAGCGAGCTGTTCGGCGAGCTGCCGGTGGCGCTGCTGGTGCGGGCCGACTAG
- a CDS encoding MFS transporter, translating into MTGTPVETSTSGSTLDAYRRVLAVTGRPLPVVSFLGRLPVAVIQFGSVLLVTRTSGSLATGGTVACALALGQVAMGPFVGRLADRHGQRPVVLAFALANSLAVALYTLGALYHLPTPALIALGIAAGATVPGVGPLARARGVALVRRDGADERVVDAVLSLESTMDELSFVLGPALIGVASVVAHPAYAFGAAALLVAVCGTAFALHPTATAVPRAAPQARADRAKRARMPRQVHVVRVGLVLLGVLLGGCGAGITALTQELGQENQAGLVYAAMGVMSAVVGLSMAAVPERFTLPARWRVATAAAALLSLPLIVTGSMPVLYVAVTVFGALFAPNLITGFGLTERAVPRERLAEGMTVAASAFVGGQAVTLAVAGRLAQAHGPAAAFAVGSAAAGLAFLVALRVRPLRGAADPATRAVAAR; encoded by the coding sequence ATGACCGGCACACCCGTGGAGACCAGCACCTCCGGCAGCACGCTCGACGCCTACCGCAGAGTGCTCGCGGTGACCGGGCGCCCGCTGCCCGTCGTCTCCTTCCTGGGGCGGCTGCCGGTCGCCGTGATCCAGTTCGGCAGCGTTCTGCTGGTGACGCGGACCAGCGGCTCGCTGGCCACCGGCGGCACGGTCGCCTGCGCGCTCGCCCTCGGCCAGGTCGCCATGGGGCCGTTCGTGGGACGGCTCGCCGACCGGCACGGCCAGCGCCCCGTCGTCCTCGCCTTCGCGCTGGCCAACTCCCTGGCCGTGGCGCTCTACACACTGGGCGCCCTGTACCACCTGCCGACGCCCGCGCTGATCGCCCTGGGCATCGCGGCGGGCGCCACCGTGCCCGGCGTCGGCCCGCTCGCGCGGGCGCGCGGCGTGGCCCTCGTCCGCCGCGACGGCGCCGACGAGCGGGTCGTCGACGCCGTGCTGTCCCTGGAGTCGACCATGGACGAGCTCTCCTTCGTCCTCGGCCCGGCCCTCATCGGCGTCGCCTCGGTGGTCGCCCACCCGGCCTACGCGTTCGGCGCGGCCGCCCTCCTGGTGGCCGTCTGCGGCACCGCCTTCGCCCTGCACCCGACGGCCACCGCCGTGCCGCGCGCGGCCCCGCAGGCGCGGGCCGACCGCGCGAAGCGGGCACGGATGCCGCGCCAGGTCCACGTCGTCCGCGTCGGGCTCGTCCTCCTGGGCGTGCTGCTGGGCGGCTGCGGCGCCGGGATCACCGCGCTCACCCAGGAGCTGGGGCAGGAGAACCAGGCGGGCCTGGTCTACGCCGCGATGGGGGTCATGAGCGCCGTCGTCGGCCTGTCCATGGCGGCGGTGCCGGAACGGTTCACGCTGCCCGCCCGCTGGCGCGTCGCCACGGCCGCCGCCGCGCTGCTGTCCCTGCCGCTGATCGTCACCGGCTCCATGCCGGTGCTGTACGTCGCCGTGACCGTCTTCGGCGCCCTGTTCGCCCCGAACCTCATCACCGGCTTCGGGCTCACCGAACGCGCCGTCCCGCGCGAGCGGCTCGCCGAGGGCATGACGGTCGCCGCGAGCGCGTTCGTCGGCGGGCAGGCCGTCACGCTCGCCGTGGCGGGGCGCCTCGCGCAGGCCCACGGCCCCGCTGCCGCGTTCGCGGTGGGCAGCGCGGCCGCGGGGCTCGCCTTCCTCGTGGCGCTGCGCGTACGCCCCCTCCGGGGCGCCGCCGATCCGGCTACGCGGGCCGTCGCAGCACGGTGA